The bacterium genomic sequence TTTGTGACGTATCGCCTCGGCGACTCGATTCCTGTCGATGTCGCGGAGCGTTTGAGATATGGCGCGGAGTTGGAGAACGACGCGGCGTATCGAAAGCGGATGGATAATTATCTCGACGCGGGGCGCGCGGCGTGTTGGCTGAAAGACGGCCGCGCGGCGCAAATCGTTCTTGATTCGTGGATGCATTTTGACGGCGAAAGATATCGCATCCACGCGTGGGTCATCATGCCGAACCACGTGCACGTGCCTGTTCAGTTGATCGAGCCGTACCTGCTCTCGCAGGCGGTGAAGGGATGGAAGTCGTACACCGCGCGGCGGATCAATGCGTTGCACGGGCGCTCGGGACGCGTTTGGCAGGTGGAGTTTTGGGAACGGTTTATCCGGGACGAGAGGCATTACAAGCTGGTCGTTCAATATATCCACGACAATCCGGTCAAGGCGGGGCTTGTGCCGCGGCCGCACGAATGGCGGTGGAGCAGCGCCAAGGCGTGGCTGACGCGGGTCGAGGAAGGTTGATTCGAAGCAGGTGAGGACCCGCCTTCGCCAAGGCTTCGGCGCGCCATCGCACCCGCGGTCCCGGGGGCATCGCAACATAAGCGGGTGAGCCGCCCGCGGTCCCGGCGAGGACGCGTTTCTAGCTGCTAACAGCCGCAGCAGCCGTCGTCGTCGTCATCGTCGTCGCCGCCGCCGGCGTTATCGTCCGCCGTGTCATCATCGAAGGCGTCGTCATCGGTGGCGTCATCGTCATCGGAGGCATCGTCATCGGCGCCGTCGTCGTCCGCCGCGTCATCATCCATGTCGTCGTCGGTATCGTCGTCGTCGGCGTCGTCATCGGTCGCGTCGTCATCGGTCGCGTCGTCGTCGTCCGCGTCGTCGTCGCCGGGGATCGTCGTCGTGGTGGTTGAGCCGCCGGTGGTTGTGGTGGTGCCCATGGTCGTCGAGGTGGGCTGCGTCGTGGTGGTGGTCGTCGTGGAGCGTTCGTCCACGCCGATGTCCCAATCACCGTTTTGCGGGCGCGGGTCGCCCTCGAAGTCCTTGTCGGCGAGATCGCCGTCGTACCAGGTGACGGGGTCGATACCCGCGTCGATGAGCGGGCTTGCCGCCTGCACGTGGAAGTTCGTGATGCCGAGGAAGAGGGGATTTTCCGAAATGTTGCCGGACGCGGAATCGCAGCCGGCCCACAGGCACAGGTGCATGGTGGCCAGCAGGTTGACGCATAGGCCGCCGTCGGGCTGGACGAGGCAGTCGATCGCGGAACTCCAGATGTCGTTGTTCTTGAGCGTGATGGCGGAGCCGGTGTTGGCGTAGATGCCCTGGGCCGGGTCGCCGTGGCCCGCGTCGATGAAATTGTTGACGAGCGCGACCTCGGCCGCGGCGACGAGCACGCCGCGCGAGCTCGTGCCGCCGCCGGCCGCGACGTTCGGGTCGGCAATGACGTTGTTGACGGCAACGACCGGCGCCAGGCACGAACTAAACTGCATGCCCGTCACGAAACTGTTGGCGGTTCCCATCAGAACGACGTTGTTGACGACAAGCGTATCGGCCTCGTCGTTGTCCGTAGAGATCGTGAGGCCCACGGCGGAGCTGCCGGTCGCCGTGCCCGCGTCGAGGAGATTGTTAACGATGACGCCGGCGTGCCCCTGAAACGTCAGGGCGAAAACGTCGTCGCCGGTTCCGCCGCTGATCCGGTTGTTCTCGATCCAGACGAACGTGTTGCTGGCAAACCACACGCCGCGGCCGTTGCCGGTTCCGTCGCCGGCGTCGATGTTGTTTCGCGCGACGTAAACGTGCCCGTACTGGATGTAGATCCCGACGTGGTCCAGGTTGCCGCCGCCGCCGTCGATGACGTTGTCGACGATCGTCGCGCGGACGCTCGCATTCGCCAGAATGCCGCGCGTCTGCGAGCCGAAATCCAACGCATCGAGGGTGAAGCCCTGGATGGCGACGGCGCTTGCGCCCGTGATCTCGACGGCCGGACTATCGTCATCGTCCGCCTCGGCGAGCGCCTCGATTTCCGTAAGATTGGCGTCGATGTCGCGCGTCCAGTCGGTGGGATCGTATCCTCCGAAAATGGACACGTTCGTCTGGATGGATTCGACATACGTGCCGCCCGCGACAAAGACGTTGGGTCCGCCATCGGTCGTGTTGATGACGTCGATGGCGTGCTGGATCGTGGCGAAGGGCAAGGCCATCGTGCCCGGGTTCACGTCGCTGCCGGTCGTCAAGGAAACGAAGTAGCCGGTGGCATCGCTCGGGAGAAGATCGCCGAGATCGCAGTCCTGATCGATTCCGTCGTTCGGCAACTCCGGGGCGTCCGGATTGGTCGCGAATTCGGTGTCGTCGCAATCGGTGTCAAGCAGGGAAAATCCGTCCGGGCAGACGCTGAAGCTTGTCGGCGAGGAGCCGGCTTCGCCGAAGCCGTCGAGGTCCGCGTCGGGGTAGCAATCCACGACGCCGGCGCTAACGTCGCGCGCCGCGAAAACGAAAAACGCGCTTGACGCGACAAGCGTGAAAAGCGCGCAAGCCAAGGCAATCCGTTTGAGCCGCGGCATCGAAGGCCTCCTTGTTTTCTGCGTCCCGATGAAAAGCAAAAACGATTCGAATTTTCTTAGGTATCGAATAATTCGAAGAAATGGGGTTGAGGAATGGCCGTTTTGGTGCCGACAATTACAAAGAGATGACGCGTCGCGAAGCCGGCTCCGCTCCGAGCGGGGCGCTCCAGGGGAATTTCGGAATAAGCGGGCCAGCGGCTCGCGGTCCCAAGGGTCAGTTCCCGAACGGCGTGAAGCAGACGTACGGCATTTCGCAGGCGTGCTTGGTGACGGTGGTGCAGTAGAGGCCGTCGATCGGTTTCATGATCGCGGTGGCATTCGAGGTGGAGACGAAGTCGCCCATGATGCTGCCTTCGCGGTATTTCACGTCGTCGTGCCGGCAGACGGTCGTGCGGCTCGGCAAGTCGTCGCCGACGTCGGCGTTGTAGTGATCGCGGATGATCGATTGCAGCGTGAACGGCGA encodes the following:
- a CDS encoding transposase, with product YTSWSCHLILHFVVMPFDPEAGWHSRGYLPHYDNSYVLQFVTYRLGDSIPVDVAERLRYGAELENDAAYRKRMDNYLDAGRAACWLKDGRAAQIVLDSWMHFDGERYRIHAWVIMPNHVHVPVQLIEPYLLSQAVKGWKSYTARRINALHGRSGRVWQVEFWERFIRDERHYKLVVQYIHDNPVKAGLVPRPHEWRWSSAKAWLTRVEEG